The Deltaproteobacteria bacterium genome contains the following window.
TTCATTGCGAAGCCAGGTTGTTGATCTAGAGAGACAAATGGACGTTTTAGTAAGCTAAAGCCCTCAAACAGCTGCTTGTTAAAGCCGTCTAATCCGAAAACTCGCTACACTTTTACGCTTTTTCAAGAGCGTCAACGCACACTTGCGTCTACTGACATCCGATTAAAAAAGCAGGGAGGTACAAGCAGATGTACAAAAGTGCCTGGATATGTACAAATCATGCGATTTTTATTTATATAAGCCTGTGGATAAGCCTCTGTAAAACTCTGTGGACAAGCTATGCCTGCACCTGTGGACAAAAGTTACCCACAATCCATGCACCAGTGAGCCCACAATCTATCCACAGGTAATTCCCTAGAAAAATTAAACCTTTAAGTCACTTATCCCCATATTCACAGGTTATTATTATCATCCTTAAAAGATCTATATATATAAATATAAAGAGAAGCACTCATGGCCAAAAAACCAGCTTTGACTCGGCTATGCGCCCTTGATACATCCGCCTTGTTTGAGGGATTTGAATTCGTTTCACGTTAAAAGAGAGCAGAAGCTATGCGAATCACAGTCGCAACACAGGAATTCGCTAAAGCGCTTTATCGCGCAGTCGGTATTGCCGATAAAAAAAGCACCATGCCTGTCTTGGCCCATGTTCTCCTAAAAGCAGAATCTGGTGTTGGCCTAACCGTAAGCGCAACAGATTTAGATGTTGGCATTCAAGGAACCTACCAAGCTGATGTACAAGTTAGCGGAAGTGTTTCTGTAAATGCCAAGCATCTGTTTGAAATCATCAAATCCTTAACAAGCGATTCTATCTCGTTAGAAGTTAAAGATAACTATTGGATTGAAGTGCATTCAGGTGCTTTCAAAACAAACCTCGTTGGTATGAATGCTGAAGAATTTCCAGCTTTGCCTGAACCAGGAGATATCAAAACTTTTAAAGTACCAGCCGATGCTTTGATTCAAATGATTGACCGAACACTTTTTTGTGTTTCAACAGATGATAACCGCCACAATTTAAGCGGTGTTTATTGCGAGT
Protein-coding sequences here:
- the dnaN gene encoding DNA polymerase III subunit beta; this translates as MRITVATQEFAKALYRAVGIADKKSTMPVLAHVLLKAESGVGLTVSATDLDVGIQGTYQADVQVSGSVSVNAKHLFEIIKSLTSDSISLEVKDNYWIEVHSGAFKTNLVGMNAEEFPALPEPGDIKTFKVPADALIQMIDRTLFCVSTDDNRHNLSGVYCESTESGLLRMVATDGHRLALSEHQFDCDISLSQGVIVP